The DNA window CTGGAGGGGTTCAAAGTCACAAAGGATTCGGAGTCTTTTTCTCGGACTTAATTTCCTACATTTTTGTAACGTTATGAATATTGGGATTTCCATTCTAACTGATAAGAACCATCACCAGCCCATGTACCTTGGTGTTCATATTGTGCCCTGGTTGCTTTCAGATATGTTGCAGCCATCTTCTGAATGTCTAATACGTTTTAATGAATGTGTTTACTACACATTTGTTTGGTACAACTTCCCACACTATGCTCATGATCTTGGCCTTTGACAGATATGAGGCCGTCTGCACCCTTttctctgagatatttgtattgtttgtgttttatttcagtttagcgTCTCTCATAAATCTGCTAACTCGCTCACAGTGAGTTTTCCAGTCAGAATCTTGCTGTATCCTCACATGGACACACTCAAACACGATTGAGAGTTTGACTTGttggctggcaggaaaaactgcagagaaTGTCTCACATGCATTCCCTCCAGAAAACGtcaggagaatatccagagttcaggTCATATATTGGAAAGTAGCTTAAGACCAAAGCTACAAGAATTTGCAATAGGCATAAATAAATGACATCGAGGTCAAAGAATAAAGGgatcatgaaaaaaaagaaagagcttCAAGAGTCTTTTGTAAAACTGTCATAGTATTCGGCCATAGTAACAGAATTCAGACAACTTCCACCCcattatttttatgaatatttcGATTCTGATTATTATGATTCTGATGACACAATTGTTTTGTGAACTTTGAAGTTACTAAAGGTATAAGAGTAATTGCAGCATTTATGGTAGAATAGcatgagaaaaacattcagGTATTAAGTGGCACAAGTTGTGTATTTCATCATTAAGATTTTGAATGTTGTCATCAGGTATTATCAAAGGTGTTGATAGTTGAATTCCCTAAAGTAGGAATCACATCAATATAACTGTTGTTATGTGCAGGTGGGTGTTATCAGCAGGGCTGATATCGACCAGGGAAAGAAGGCTAACTGACATTACACTCTTAAGTATGTATCCAGTACTTAAAAGTACTTTTTATAACCTTTACCTTTTTTATTAATATCTTGAGTAAGAGGAAAAACATACACAGTTATATTACTGAAATAATATTACCTCAGCTTTTATTGTTCAAACAATGATGATTTGTGGAACTTATACTGAAGTTGACTGATCAAAATAATGTGATACGATTTGACTTTTTTCTGAAATGATTTGTCTCATTACACATGACAATAACaacatttctttattctttcagGTTGATGGAAAACTACACCTACAACAGCTTCACTCTCCAGCTGGAGGGGTTGAATGTTTCAAATGAATCAATCTACCcagtcttcctcttcttccttttctcctaTCTGTTCATCCTGGTAGCTAACGTAGGCATTGCTGTCCTAGTTTTCACAGACAAAAACCTTCACCAGCCCATGTACCTCCTTTTCTGTAACCTGCCATTTAATGACATACTTGGAAACTCTATCATGGTCCCGCGTTTGCTCATAGACATCCTGCGTCCTCCCTCTGAACGTCTCATCAGTTATTACGAGTGTGTGGTCCAAGCTTTCACCTCACACATGTTCGGCACCACCTCCCACACGGTGCTGATGATCATGGCCTTTGACAGATATGTGGCCATCTGTCATCCTCTGCGTTACGCTGCCATCATGACCAACAAGATGGTGATCAAGCTGACAGTGTCTGCCTGGGGCGTGGCCTTTGTGTTGGTGGGGATTCTGCTGGGTTTGACCATAAGAC is part of the Paralichthys olivaceus isolate ysfri-2021 chromosome 15, ASM2471397v2, whole genome shotgun sequence genome and encodes:
- the LOC138404883 gene encoding olfactory receptor 8G17-like, with translation MENYTYNSFTLQLEGLNVSNESIYPVFLFFLFSYLFILVANVGIAVLVFTDKNLHQPMYLLFCNLPFNDILGNSIMVPRLLIDILRPPSERLISYYECVVQAFTSHMFGTTSHTVLMIMAFDRYVAICHPLRYAAIMTNKMVIKLTVSAWGVAFVLVGILLGLTIRLNRCRTKIMNPFCDNASLFKLSCESVFVNNVYGLTFTVVLFSASIGSIVLTYTQITIVCLTSKNKSLNSKALKTCSTHLMVYLIMTFSGIIIIALHRFPQYSDYRKLSSILFHIIPCSLNPVIYGVQSKEIRKFLSKLFEHKKM